The Oncorhynchus tshawytscha isolate Ot180627B linkage group LG16, Otsh_v2.0, whole genome shotgun sequence nucleotide sequence AGAGTTAGGGAAGATACAGGGGTTTGATCTGGGGAATTTTATCAAGAATACAAACATTGCTGTACCGTAGACTAGAGCAACTGTTATTAACAGACtgaatgaaatacataaataatcAACATCAATCCAGTTAATTATATGGAGACTGCAAAAAAAGTCATGGCATCATGTTAGATCCCAGGGTGTATGATACAATTTAAATAGTTGGACTAGGGTAGGTCCCGGCGTTGCAGTAGCTGGTGTGTGGCAGTAGCAGGTGTGTGTGGCAGTAGCTGGTGTGTGTGGCAGTAGCTGGTGTGTGGCAGTAACAAGTGTGTGGCAGTAGCTGGTGTGTGGCGGAAGATGGTTTGTGTGGCGGTAGCTGGAGTATGTGGCAGTAGCAGGTGTGTGTGGCAGTAACAGGTGTGTGTGGCAGTTGCAGGTGTGTGTGGCAGTAGCAGGTGTGTGTGGTAGTAGCTGGTGTGTGGCAGTAACAAGTGTGTGGCAGTAGCTGGTGTGTGGCGGAAGATGGTTTGTGTGGCGGTAGCTGGGTATGTGGCAGTAGCAGGTGTGTGGCAGTAGCAGGTGTATGTGGCAGTTGCAGGTGTGTGTGGCAGTAGCAGGTGTGTGTGGCAGTAGCTGGTGTGTGTGGCAGTAACAGGTGTGTGTGGCAGTAGCAGGTGTGTGTGGCAGTAGCAGGTGTGTGTGGCAGTAGCTGGTGTGTGTGGCAGTAGCAGGTGTGTGTAGCAGTAACAGGTGCGTGTGGCAGTAGCAGGTGTGTGTGGCAGTAGCTGGTGTGTGTGCAGTAGCTGGTGTGCGTGGCAGTAGCTGGTGTGTGGGCAGTAGCTGGTGTGTGGCAGTAACAAGTGTGTGGCAGTAGCTGGTGTGTGGCGGAAGATGGTTTGTGTGGCGGTAGCTGGGTATGTGGCAGTAGCAGGTGTGTGTGGCAGTAACAGGTGTGTGTGGCAGTTGCAGGTGTGTGTGGCAGTAGCAGGTGTGTGTGGTAGTAGCTGGTGTGTGGCAGTAACAAGTGTGTGGCAGTAGCTGGTGTGTGGCGGAAGATGGTTTGTGTGGCGGTAGCTGGAGTATGTGGCAGTAGCAGGTGTGTGTGGCAGTAGCAGGTGTGTGTGGCAGTTGCAGGTGTGTGTGGCAGTAGCAGGTGTGTGTGGCAGTAGCTGGTGTGTGTGGCAGTAACAGGTGTGTGTGGCAGTAGCAGGTGTGTGTGGCAGTAGCAGGTGTGTGTGGCAGTAGCTGGTGTGTGTGGCAGTAGCAGGTGTGTGTAGCAGTAACAGGTGCGTGTAGCAGTAACAGGTGCGTGTGGCAGTAGCAGGTGTGTGTGGCAGTAGCTGGTGTGTGTGGCAGTAGCTGGTGTGCGTGGCAGTAGCTGGTGTGTGTGGCAGTAGCTGGTGTGTGTGGcagtagcaggtgtgtgtgtggcagtagcAGGTGTGTGTGGCAGTAGCAGGTGTGTGTGGCAGTAGCAGGTGTGTGTGGCAGTAACAGGTGTGTGTGGCAGTAGCAGGTGTGTGTGGCAGTAGCAGGTGTGTGTGGCAGTAGCTGGTGTGTGTGGCAGTAGCAGGTGTGTGTGGCAGTAACAGGTGCGTGTGGCAGTAACAGGTGTGTGTGGCAGTAGCAGGTGTGTGGCAGTGGTGTTTGATCAGTGTTTTGGTCCTCTCACCTGCCACGGTCACCAGGTGGTGCCACATGATCAGCGCTGATGCTGATCAATTGAAGGAAgacagaaaaacaaatgatatggCATCATAGGAGATATCGATATGAACCCTGgcatgtcattgtgtgtgtgtgtgtgtgtgtgtgtgtgtgtatgtatgtatgtatgtgtgtgtgtgtgtgtgtgtgtgtgtgtgtgtgtgtgtgtgtgtgtgtgtgtgtgtgtgtgtgtgtgtgtgtgtgtgtgtgtgtgtgtgtgtgtgtgtgtgtgtttgtgtcagtagTAGTTTGACCAGTGGAGTGGTCCTCTCACCTGCCACGGTCTCCAGGTGGTGCCACATGGTCAGTGCTGGGGGTCGGTGGGGCCCCAGCCGGCTTCTGCACCTTCTCCCTcttaacaacagcagcagtagcatctGGGTTGTACTCCTGGAGATCAGAGCAGATGATTCATACTTCTGAAAGTCTATACTGAAGCAGAGCCTCAGATCTGGCCAATGTCCTTCACTTTTCCTTTTAAATCAGAAAGTAGGCTAAATCAACAATCTTACAAATATAAGAAACGGTATTAAGAAGTCGTAACAAAAAGTAACATTTGCATCTGTGGGggaattaataaaaaaatacctGAACCTTTGTTACATGTTGTAAATAATCCTGAAAAGCAAGTATATGGATGAACTACAGAGTATATAGGCCGCAGTACCTCAAACATCGGCCAGTTCATATGCATGCCAGGGCCATGGTGGTTGCTAAACCACTGCAGGTCCTCCTGTGTGTTGGCACCCAGGATGGTGCGCTCCAGTTCTCTGTAAACTGTGCCAtagctggggagaggaggacagagagcacATTGTGACacgcagagagagaatgagcctgtttaattaagcaataaggcccgagggggtgtggtatatgaccaatacaccacggctaagggctgttcttacgcacaatgcaacgtggagtgcctggatacagccctgactgttttgtcatacccatggtatactgtctgatataccatggctgtcagccaatcagcattcagggcttgaaccatccAGTTTTTATGGGACAATAACACATTAGGGCTGCCAGCGCCAACTGTCCAGCACTAATGGTGCTGTTTCCTGTAGAGTTTCTAGTTGTTTATGAAACTCCACTACTCAGAACAGGGTGAAATAATTGAAAGACAAAGCCATTCAGTCAATTCATAGCATGAGGTGAAgctacacagaacacagacacgaCATTTGCATTAAAATTGGCGTAGTGAGGTGGAGTCTCGACAGATGGATATTATTTCACCAGAAGGTGGAGACAAAAACACAGAATAACTGACAGTCCAGCCCAACAAATGACGACATTTCATGGTGATAAAACTGCCAAGAATTGAGGAGTAAGATGCTATAATGAACAATAAAATGGACGATTCAAATGCATCCACAGCACATAAAAGTTACAAGTGATTTTTCTCTTTTCACCGCTGTCACTGGGACACTATCTGTATTTGCATAACTGTATTAGAGGGAGCTGAGGACTGGGTTTTTAGCTATTAGCTTACCATTACCCTGTCTATGGTTGATTTATGGGTTATCACCAATACTGTGGCTGAAAGGCCCATGTTAGTACTCCACACCACACTATCAAAGCCTATACTCATCCTCCATTCAGATCATAAACCAAGACTATGCATCCAGGAAACAGCTTGAATTAACTCCTTATTCCAACCACCATGGAACCTGGCTTTGTATCACATGCAATTTGATCCACAGTCAAGAATATGACAAGAGTTCACTCTGACATGATGCAATTTGGCTGAAATGTCATTAACTGCATCCTCTGTATAATTGGTGTTGTGACTCTGAAAGACTGAAATGTGTTGAAATTAATCTATTTGACAGGAACTGTAATGAAAGCAACATCATAAGCACATTGGAGTAAATTCCCTCTGAATGTAATATTTCAACTAATCCATAGACTCGACTAATAACAAAAAGGAATGCCGACGAGCGCTTAAAGAAGAGATCAATACTGTAATGAAGGTATTCTGACTATATTAGATACACTAATGTAGAAATATTTTCAAGGCAGACTTGCTGTTGTGTAGATGACTCCAAGTTGAtaatatgtacatatgtacacgTACTGTACCAACTGAAATTGAAGACAGACATGTTTTTCCTCTATAACCTTTCAATTCAAAGGCCATGTGGGAGGAAAGGTTGATGGAGGTGATGTAATACAACAGGATgggctacagtatgtatgggacGATAGAGGATAACACCAGTCACTGACCTTTGGTTCTCAGTGAGATTGAGGTGGCGTTTGATGTCCAGCAGGATCTCCTTGAGGAAGGTGAGTCTCTTGACCTCATGCTGCTGGCACTGGTCAAACACCTGCTCCATGCTCTCCTGGTACGGGGGAGTGACAGCACTCAGCTCTGACAGAGACTTCTCATACTTCTCCTTAGCCTGGAGGAAGATAAGGACAATATCAGCTCTGAGAGAGACTTCTCATACTTCTCCTTAGCCTGGGGGAAGATAAGGACAAATCAGCTCTGAGAGAGACTTCTCATACTTCTCCTTAGCCCGGAGGAAGATAAGGACAACATCAGCTCTGAGAGAGACTTCTCATACTTCTCCTTAGCCAGGGGGATGATAAGGACAGTATCAGCTCTGACAGAGACTTCTCATACTTCTCCTTAGCCTGGAGGAAGATAAGGACAATATCAGCTCTGACAGAGACTTCTCATACTTCTCTTTAAACGGGGGGAAGATAAGGACAATATCAGCTCTGACAGAGACGTCTCATACTTCTCCTTAGCCTGGAGGAAGATAAGGACAATGTCAGCTCTGACAGAGACTTCTCATACTTCTCCTTAGCCTGGAGGAAGATAAGGACAAAATCAGCTCTGACAGAGACTTCTCATACTTCTCTTTAAATGGGGGGAAGATAAGGACAATATCAGCTCTGACAGAGACTTCTCATACTTCTCCTTAGCCTGGAGGAAGATAAGGACAAAATCAGCTCTGACAGAGACTTCTCATACTTCTCTTTAAATGGGGGGAAGATAAGGACAATATCAGCTCTGACAGAGACTTCTCATACTTCTCCTTAGCCTGCAGGAAGATAAGGACAATATCAGCTCTGACAGAGACTTCTTATACTTCTCCTTAGCCTGGAGGAAGATAAGGACAATATCAGCTCTGACAGAGACTTCTCATACTTCTCCTTAGCCGGGGGATGATAAGGACAATATCAGCTCTGACAGAGACTTCTTATACTTCTCCTTAGTCGGGGGGGACAGAGACTTCTCATACTTCTCCTTAGCCTGGGGATGATAAGGACTATCAGCTCTGACAGAGACTTCTCATACTTCTCCTTAGCCTGGAGGAAGATAAGGACAATATCAGCTCTGACAGAGACTTCTCATACTTCTCCTTAGCGGGGGATGATAAGAACAATATCAGCTCTGACAGAGACTTCTCATACTTCTCCTTAGCGGGGGGATGATAAGGACAATATCAGCTCTGACAGAGACTTCTCATACTTCTCCTTAGCGGGGGATGATAAGGACAATATCAGCTCTGACAGAGACTTCTCATACTTCTCCTTAGCCGGGGATGATAAGGACATACTTCCCTTAGCGGGGGGGGGATGATAAGGACAATATCAGCTCTGACAGAGACTTCTCATACTTCTCCTTAGCGGGGGGATGATAAGGACAATATCAGCTCTGACAGAGACTTCTCATACTTCCCTTAGCGGGGGGGATGATAAGGACAATATCAGCTCTGACAGAGACTTCTCATACTTCTCCTTAGCGGGGGGGATGATAAGGACAACACGAGGAGTTGGACACAGTGTATTTCATCCACAAGAGGTGAGAAGAGCTGTGTTACTGCAGATAGATGTCATGTGTCATTATAATCAACAATAGGCAGTGCAAACATTTCTGCTCTTTTTGTTACCAGAGCTCTGTGAATAGAGTGGGAGATCCATCTTCATGGATGATTgtggtggcaggtagactagtggttagagcatggagccagtaaccaaaaggtcctggatcgaatccccgagctgacaaggtaaaaatctgtcgttctgcccatgaacaaggcagttaacccaccgttcctaggccgtcattgtaaataagaatttgttcataactgacttgcctagttaaataaaatgaatgTCCTGTCTGATCACTAGAGTAATCTGCCACACTGCATTGATTCTGTTTTTCACAGCTTATTTCACTTAAGCCGCTAACAGAAACAGATGAATGTACTTACGGTAGTATACTGCAATAACACACACTATGGTGTTAATAGCACCATATATGTTTTAAAACAGATGGAATGACACTAGATAACATGGAATTTTCTCCTGTTTGATATGGAGAACGTCAAATGGCATCGTGTAAAGTCTTACCTTTTCATACATTTGTACAGAAAAGGTTGTCATGTCATTTTGTTGCTCTATCTTCCATTTGTCAGACCCTGAgcctctctgtctcaccttctGAACGTCGTGTTTGCACTTGTCTGTTTTCTCGTGGAGTTTCTTCTGCTGGTCAGTTGTGACGGAGGCCTGTGTCTTCCCATCTGCCTCGCGGGTGGCGGCCAGTTTCTCCTCCTTACATGCCATGTGGTATGTTTTCTTAGCAGTCTCCATCTGTGGAAGCACACACAGAATCTTAGTATCCCTATAGATAAACTGTATAAATACTAATACATCTAAGCATGACAGTGACTTAACTGAGTTACTTTTGCAAAGGCAATGTTGTTCTCTGATGCTAAGCTTGGATGAGTGATGCAGCAAGAGTCATTATGGTACACAAAACAGAACTAACACATATGCCAATAGCTACAGTACCTAGATGTTTGGCAGAGCAACTTGTATGTTGACTCAGATGTAAGTAAAACAGCCATTGTTTTTAAGATGGCCTCTATAAACCCTATTAGGGCTGATTCAAGTGGGTCCTAGTCCAAGGACAACTGTGTAGTGTGCGTCACCTATCCTACACACGTGCAGTACCTttgcagccagacacacacttcGGAAAAAGGGAGCTAACTAGAACCttaagggttcttcggctgtccccatagaagtaCCCTTTGAATTCCCTTTTTcatttcaggtagaacccttttggttccccTTCAAccgagggttctacctggaaccaaaaagggtgctcctatagggacagccgaagaacccttttggaaccctttcttCTAAGAGTGCAGACTGATGCACAGCCAAATGAACTAATCTAACCAGTTGTGGTCTCTAACCAGTTGTGGTCCCAGTTGTGTCCCCTGTATTGGATTTAAGAATAACGTGGTTTTCCTGTTAGAAATGCAAGTACACATGGAGGATACAACAGATCCCCTTCCCTAACCCTTCCAGTCAATTTACCTCTTTGAGCTTCTTGGCCCATGGTTTCTGGGCCTTCTTGAAGCCCTCGTCGGCCTCTTTGGCCTCCTTGAAGCCTCCGATCATCTGCTTGTGGTACGCCTCCTTCTGCCAGTTCTTGACCTTCTCCAGGTCTTCGTTGAGCAGGCCGTTCTTCACCTCCTGGTGCAGCTCACTCACCTTCTCAGCCTCGGTCATCACACCCAGCCACGCCCTCTCCACGGTGCCATACTGTGGTCCTGGGATTAGAGAATATCACAGGGGGACATTCAATCACAACATATAGGTGGCAGAAAAATATGATGGAAAATATGAACGTGACCAACTCAGTGTTagccctgagattggaaggttgggaATTTGATCCCTGACcaagtcataccaaagactgtaaaaatgaGACCCAATGCACTTGTGCGTGGCACTAAgcattaaggagatagattggagttaaggccctgcgatagactaaCATCCTGtacagggggtgtacttgtacatcaagctgcctcgtgctacagaaacaggaaataGGCTCCTGCTCCTATGAGGTGTTCCGGCTCATGCAAGGCTACTTACATtcaatcaaaacatataggtttCAGAAAATAGGACTGTTGTCATCTTACAGAAAACACTCACAATACAGCTGAGCAGTGAGATGAATCAAATGAATTTAATATGGGATGAAGACCTCAAAACAGACTGCAACAAAAGCCACCATATGAGTAGCTTCTAATCCACACAGTAAGATTTGGTTCATTGATTGAACCTCTCCAATCCCGATATTGACCTTTCTCGATCAGCTGTCTCCATCTCTTGGACCAGGCGGTCAGCTGGTCACCATAGGCCTTCTCAATCTTGGCACGTTCCTGAAGGCA carries:
- the LOC112216124 gene encoding protein kinase C and casein kinase substrate in neurons protein 1 isoform X2; translation: MSGSYDESAAAADDAMDSFWEVGNYKRAVKRIDDGHRLCNDLMGCLQERAKIEKAYGDQLTAWSKRWRQLIEKGPQYGTVERAWLGVMTEAEKVSELHQEVKNGLLNEDLEKVKNWQKEAYHKQMIGGFKEAKEADEGFKKAQKPWAKKLKEMETAKKTYHMACKEEKLAATREADGKTQASVTTDQQKKLHEKTDKCKHDVQKAKEKYEKSLSELSAVTPPYQESMEQVFDQCQQHEVKRLTFLKEILLDIKRHLNLTENQSYGTVYRELERTILGANTQEDLQWFSNHHGPGMHMNWPMFEEYNPDATAAVVKREKVQKPAGAPPTPSTDHVAPPGDRGSVSSYEKNQAYSTEWSDDDAPAAYSGGETNGGGNGNSFEEDSGSAGKGGAGTGTASGVRVRALYDYDGQEQDELTFKAGDELTKTEDEDDQGWCRGRLDTGREGLYPANYVEEI
- the LOC112216124 gene encoding protein kinase C and casein kinase substrate in neurons protein 1 isoform X1; this translates as MSGSYDESAAAADDAMDSFWEVGNYKRAVKRIDDGHRLCNDLMGCLQERAKIEKAYGDQLTAWSKRWRQLIEKGPQYGTVERAWLGVMTEAEKVSELHQEVKNGLLNEDLEKVKNWQKEAYHKQMIGGFKEAKEADEGFKKAQKPWAKKLKEMETAKKTYHMACKEEKLAATREADGKTQASVTTDQQKKLHEKTDKCKHDVQKAKEKYEKSLSELSAVTPPYQESMEQVFDQCQQHEVKRLTFLKEILLDIKRHLNLTENQSYGTVYRELERTILGANTQEDLQWFSNHHGPGMHMNWPMFEEYNPDATAAVVKREKVQKPAGAPPTPSTDHVAPPGDRGSISADHVAPPGDRGSVSSYEKNQAYSTEWSDDDAPAAYSGGETNGGGNGNSFEEDSGSAGKGGAGTGTASGVRVRALYDYDGQEQDELTFKAGDELTKTEDEDDQGWCRGRLDTGREGLYPANYVEEI